The following are from one region of the Cyclopterus lumpus isolate fCycLum1 chromosome 21, fCycLum1.pri, whole genome shotgun sequence genome:
- the gdf3 gene encoding protein DVR-1, which produces MRPHGTPVALLAAACLLLLGSCALSRVEEAKSPERLFLGSLGLSGRPRPAGSQQPGRHVPSALWRMFRRSEGDHAEESDPCTVSEYGVRGNIIRYVQDQGRLVSGWSSSCRACLEKQLYFNMSVLQPVELLSLAQLEITFHWKLLQGPRALSVSLYQVIRATLRGADPQAGRRLLLSQSVRLQHEPTSVAVDLTALAEGWRKPGRNYGLLLELLPLDAEPEELLPFHPGNSLPLEPASALPLVQASLVAVSLNPHQCRSGRRRRRSAVHLPVTPSNVCKARRLYIDFKDVGWQDWIIAPQGYMANYCHGECPFPLSESLNGTNHAILQTLVHSLDPHGTPQPCCVPIHLSPISMLYYDNNDNVVLRHYQDMVVDECGCR; this is translated from the exons ATGAGGCCGCACGGGACTCCTGTGGCGCTGCTGGCGGCGGCGTGTCTCCTCCTTCTCGGCTCGTGCGCGCTCTCACGGGTGGAGGAGGCGAAGAGCCCGGAGCGGCTCTTCCTCGGCTCCCTCGGGCTCTCCGGGCGGCCTCGGCCCGCGGGGAGCCAGCAGCCGGGGCGCCACGTCCCCTCCGCGCTCTGGAGGATGTTCCGAAGGTCAGAGGGCGACCACGCCGAGGAGAGCGACCCCTGCACGGTGTCCGAGTACGGAGTCCGCGGCAACATCATCCGCTATGTGCAAGACCAAG GCCGGCTGGTATCtggctggagcagcagctgtcGGGCCTGTCTGGAGAAGCAGCTTTACTTCAACATGTCCGTCCTGCAGCCTGTGGAGCTGCTGTCTCTGGCTCAGCTGGAGATCACGTTCCACTGGAAGCTCCTGCAGGGGCCCCGGGCCCTCAGCGTGTCCCTGTATCAAGTGATCCGGGCCACGCTGAGGGGTGCCGACCCCCAGGCCGGCCGCAGACTTCTGCTGTCCCAGTCGGTCCGGCTGCAGCACGAGCCCACATCCGTCGCCGTGGACCTCACGGCGCTGGCGGAGGGCTGGCGCAAACCGGGGCGCAACTAcgggctgctgctggagctgctgcctcTCGACGCGGAGCCGGAGGAGCTGCTTCCCTTCCACCCCGGCAACTCCCTACCGCTGGAGCCGGCCTCCGCCCTGCCGCTGGTCCAGGCCTCGCTGGTGGCCGTGTCCCTCAACCCCCACCAGTGTCGCTCCGGGCGGCGGCGGAGGCGAAGCGCCGTCCACCTGCCCGTGACGCCCAGCAACGTGTGCAAGGCTCGCCGCCTCTACATCGACTTCAAGGATGTGGGCTGGCAGGACTGGATCATCGCTCCGCAGGGCTACATGGCCAACTATTGCCACGGCGAGTGCCCGTTCCCACTCAGCGAGAGCCTGAACGGCACCAACCACGCCATCCTGCAGACGCTGGTGCACTCCTTGGACCCGCACGGCACGCCGCAGCCCTGCTGCGTCCCCATCCACCTCTCCCCGATCTCCATGCTCTACTACGACAACAACGACAACGTGGTGCTCCGGCATTACCAGGACATGGTGGTGGACGAGTGCGGGTGTCGGTGA
- the trappc10 gene encoding trafficking protein particle complex subunit 10 yields the protein MECQEEKPIIYTMENKPIVTCAGDQGLFTSLYTSLAQQLPREPMEWRRTYGRAPKMIHLEANFVQFKEELLPKEGNKALLTFPFLHIYWTDCCDTEAYKSAVKEDMTRWQSSLRTHGSADWVIIVVETNDTKKKNKTNILPRSSIVDKIRSDFCNKQNDRCVVLSDPLKDSSRSQESWNSLLLKLRTLLLMSFTKNLGRFEDDMRTLREKRTQPGWSFCEYFMVQEELAFVFEMLQQFEDALVQYDELDALFTQYVLNFGAGDTANWLGSFCAPVRSWSGLLLRRPIDMEKRDGIQRGEASLLDLRSYLFSRQCTLLIFLLRPWEVTQRALELLHNCVQELRLLEVSVLEGALDCWVFLSCLEVLHRIEGCCDPAQLAANCSHTVGLWAYATDKLKSLGELCGLVSEKGPTSEDLNRTVDLLAGLGDERPETVSSLQSPYKKLKEALSSVEAFERHYLELSHAAMEMYRAIGRLRSARLVGKSLAEFYMRKGDPERAETFLQEALKSYTSEGWSLPVTHTRKQIAECQKLLGRTEDYLQTSALLAGDVNLTTEERKHFCQEILTFAGKSEDQSPKATLSMAVFAQLTRLQFRPATASVHSGAVLQAELTLRCLMPVSVHIQQLAVSVHFDLERAGTNGRSKGAPRQTNPGTVEFSQAHPSAGPASSSAAGPPLELDEIEDRSPTDNSLNSTGVVCKNTHLVMRCHDSASPPDTPNCVSPPSVTVKDDGQMLKVQDVTLEPGNNSIVFTAPSGQPGTYTLRQLYATVGQVQFVLPHIYPSVQYEVYSQEPQLTVEPLSEPLLAGLPQMVKFTLLTGHYAVKKGDALQLSNTDTMPVLPSASCTARINSPAAELVGESSLFIQSSEKVTSISLPATPPYHTLEFHLEVLCVIPHGCDRPANERLTNGEVRHRPRSYSHPDTPMTAIDQRMSIDCPWSIYSTLLALTFYIPFKTKHTLLSAGNRKYIQVCVQNMSDVNFTLAEVQLAEKQQATLELQSLNTKTQQLLCSKHSVFCLWEVRWKDDLPSCLQCIFSANFSPPKQDVSTFKPFHYQFQLERVTTLYSVRAEILPPASEQHCRSGFLCGLEVCITRLTEPTEGEAAEDSKTDADGLKTTKLMYEVADSSSNWAVCGKSSGMVSMPMAADATHKVQIEVMPLFAGHLPFPKIKVLKYLPHTAAVAIQPDPDSCVENDSLSLLDKVLDDQGDTASIRSRGSVHSVGSGDQQQQKGVAMPRLEPFAAGQVFNHSHTQQVLVLPATDDHIMEVNAT from the exons GACATACGGCCGCGCACCAAAAATGATCCACCTCGAGGCCAACTTCGTCCAGTTTAAAGAGGAGCTCCTTCCCAAGGAGGGCAACAAGGCTCTCCTCACCTTCCCCTTCCTCCACATCTACTGGACCGACTGCTGT GACACGGAGGCGTACAAGAGCGCGGTGAAGGAGGACATGACGCGCTGGCAGAGCAGCCTGCGGACTCACGGCTCCGCAGACTGGGTCATCATCGTCGTGGAGACCAACGAtaccaagaagaagaacaagaccAACATCCTGCCGCGGTCGTCTATCGTGGACAAAATCCGCAGCGATTTTTGCAACAAGCAgaacgacag GTGTGTGGTGCTGTCGGATCCTCTGAAGGACTCGTCCCGGTCTCAGGAATCCTGGAATTCGCTGCTGCTCAAGCTGCGGaccctcctcctcatgtccttcacCAAGAACCTGGGGCGCTTTGAAGACGACATGCGCACGCTCCGAGAGAAGCGCACGCAGCCCGGCTGGAGCTTCTGTGAATACTTCATGGTCCAG gaggagtTGGCCTTTGTATTCGAGATGCTGCAGCAGTTTGAAGATGCCTTGGTCCAGTACGATGAGCTCGACGCTCTTTTTACCCAATATGTCCTTAACTTCGGAGCTGGAG ACACGGCCAACTGGCTCGGATCGTTCTGCGCCCCGGTGCGCAGCTGGAGCGGCTTGCTGCTTCGGAGGCCCATCGACATGGAGAAGAGGGACGGGATCCAGCGCGGGGAGGCCAGCCTGCTGGATCTACGGAGCTACCTGTTCTCCCGCCAGTGCACCTtgctcatcttcctcctgaGGCCCTGGGAGGTCACCCAGCGGGCCCTGGAGCTGCTGCACAACTGTGTGCAGGAGCTGCGGCTGCTGGAG GTGTCGGTGCTGGAGGGGGCGCTGGACTGCTGGGTGTTCCTCAGCTGCTTGGAGGTTCTGCACAGGATCGAGGGCTGCTGTGATCCGGCCCAGTTGGCTGCAAACTGCTCCCACACCGTCGGTCTGTGGGCCTACGCGACCGACAAG ctgaagTCCCTGGGGGAGCTCTGCGGCCTGGTGTCGGAGAAGGGGCCCACATCCGAGGACCTGAACAGGACTGTGGATCTGCTGGCCGGACTTGGGGACGAGAGGCCCGAGACTG TCAGCAGTTTGCAGAGCCCTTACAAAAAGCTGAAGGAAGCCTTGTCGTCTGTGGAAGCTTTTGAAAGACACTATCTG GAACTCTCTCATGCTGCCATGGAGATGTACAGGGCCATCGGCCGGCTGAGGTCCGCCCGACTGGTGGGGAAGAGCCTCGCCGAGTTCTACAT gAGGAAGGGGGACCCCGAGCGGGCAGAAACCTTCTTACAGGAAGCTCTGAAGTCGTACACATCGGAGGGATGGAGCCTCCCTGTCACCCACACCAGGAAACAGATCGCCGAGTGTCAGAAGCTGCTGGGCAGAACTGAAGA CTACTTGCAAACCAGCGCCTTGCTGGCTGGTGATGTGAATCTGACcacggaggagaggaagcactTTTGTCAAGAGATTCTGACCTTTGCCGGCAAGTCTGAGGATCAGT CCCCCAAAGCGACCCTCAGCATGGCCGTTTTCGCCCAGCTCACGCGTCTCCAGTTCCGTCCGGCCACCGCGTCGGTGCACTCCGGGGCCGTCCTGCAGGCGGAGCTCACCCTGCGGTGTCTGATGCCCGTGTCGGTGCACATCCAGCAGCTGGCTGTCAGCGTTCACTTCGACCTGGAGCGCGCGGGCACCAACGGAAGGTCCAAGGGAGCGCCGAGGCAAACCAACCCGGGCACGGTGGAGTTCAGCCAGGCCCACCCGTCGGCGGGTCCCGCGTCGTCCTCGGCGGCCGGACCCCCGCTGGAACTCGACGAGATCGAGGACCGGAGCCCTACGGACAATTCCCTCAACTCCACGGGAGTGGTGTGCAAAAACACTCACCTGGTCATGCGTTGCCACGACAGCGCCTCGCCGCCAGACACGCCCAACTGCGTCAGCCCTCCCTCCGTTACCGTGAAGGATGACGGGCAGATGCTGAAAGTGCAGGATGTGACGTTGGAGCCCGGGAATAACAGCATCGTATTCACAGCACCG AGCGGACAGCCGGGTACCTACACGCTGCGTCAGCTGTACGCCACCGTGGGTCAGGTGCAGTTTGTACTGCCTCATATCTACCCATCGGTCCAGTATGAAGTCTATTCTCAGGAGCCCCAGCTCACTGTGGAGCCTCTCTCAG AGCCCCTGTTGGCCGGCCTGCCCCAGATGGTGAAGTTCACTCTGCTGACGGGTCACTACGCCGTGAAGAAAGGCGACGCTCTGCAGCTCAGCAACACCGACACCATGCCCGTCCTGCCCTCCGCCAGCTGCACCGCTCGCATCAACAGCCCCGCAGCCG AGTTGGTGGGGGAGAGCTCCCTGTTCATCCAGTCGTCTGAGAAGGTGACCAGCATCAGCCTGCCCGCCACGCCTCCTTACCACACCCTGGAGTTCCACCTGGAGGTCCTGTGCGTCATCCCGCACGGCTGCGACCGGCCCGCCAACGAGCGGCTGACCAACGGGGAGGTCCGCCACCGGCCGCGCAGCTACAGTCACCCTGACACGCCCATGACCGCCATCGACCAGAGG ATGTCCATCGACTGTCCGTGGTCCATCTACTCCACGCTGCTCGCCCTCACCTTCTACATCCCCTTCAAGACCAAACACACTCTGCTTTCGGCTGGTAACCG GAAGTAcatccaggtgtgtgtgcagaacATGTCGGATGTGAACTTCACGCTGGCAGAGGTGCAGCTGGCGGAGAAGCAGCAAGCAACGCTGGAGCTGCAGTCCCTCAACACTAAAACTCAACAG cttttGTGCAGCAAGCACAGCGTGTTCTGCTTGTGGGAGGTGAGGTGGAAGGACGACCTGCCCTCCTGCCTCCAGTGCATCTTCTCCGCCAACTTCTCTCCGCCCAAGCAAGACGTCTCGACCTTCAAACCCTTCCACTACCAGTTCCAGCTGGAGAGAGTCACA ACGTTGTACAGCGTGAGAGCCGAGATCTTGCCTCCCGCCAGCGAGCAGCACTGCCGCTCCGGGTTCCTGTGCGGGCTCGAGGTGTGCATCACGCGGCTGACCGAGCCCACCGAGGGAGAGGCGGCAGAGGACAGCAAGACTGACGCCGACGGCCTCAAAACCACCAAACTCATGTATGAAG TGGCCGACAGTAGCAGTAACTGGGCGGTGTGCGGGAAGAGTTCGGGGATGGTGTCCATGCCCATGGCGGCGGACGCCACCCACAAGGTGCAGATCGAGGTGATGCCGCTGTTCGCGGGACACCTGCCCTTCCCCAAGATCAAAGTGCTGAAGTACCTGCCTCACACCGCAGCAGTAGCCATTCAACCAGACCCCG ACAGCTGCGTGGAGAACGACAGCCTCTCCCTGCTGGACAAGGTGCTGGACGACCAGGGCGACACGGCGAGCATCCGCAGCCGGGGCAGCGTGCACTCGGTGGGCAGCGGCGACCAGCAGCAACAGAAGGGCGTGGCCATGCCGCGCCTGGAGCCCTTCGCCGCCGGGCAAGTGTTCAACCACAGCCACACGCAGCAGGTCCTGGTGCTGCCCGCCACCGACGACCACATCATGGAGGTCAACGCCACATGA